The segment ATAATACTCTCAAAGCTGCACCGGCCCTCGTGGTGGTCCAGCTCAGCCTGTCCCCTGGCATCGAAAGGAATCGCCCCCTCACGTTCAGCTACGCTCATTACTTCATCAGGTGGCACAAAAAGCAGCTCCGCATCCGGGTCCACAAACTTCCTGATGAGCCAGGGACAGGCCACTCTATCTACGTGTACGTGGTGTCTCGTTACCCATTTCATCCTGTTCCCCTCCTTTTCCGGCCCGACTGTGCAGTATTATACACCCCGTCTGCGCGGGTGCAAAGTTTGCCCAATGCCCCTCGGCTGGGTTAGAATTACCTTTCAAAATGCGAATAAGAGTCTCTCCATTCATTCTCCTCTGCGTCATGGGTGGGCTGGCCATCTTCAGTTCGACAATGGCCAAGACCCCCATCCTCCCGCTTTTCATTCGTGCCCTGGATGTACCCGTGAGCACTGTCGGCTTTATCGCTGCGGCATCCACTGTGGTCGGCATTATTGTTAGCCTGCCCGCAGGCATCCTTTCCGATATTGTAGGGCGACGCCGTGTTATCCTGCTTGCCGCCATCGTTTTCGCCAGCGCCCCATTCCTGTACCTGCTGGTGAGCCTCCCCTGGCACCTGGTCCTGGTGCGCGTCTACCACGGCCTGGCCACTGCCATTCTGGGACCGGTAGCTATGGCTGCCGTGGCTGATACCTTCGACGAAAGACGGGGCGAGCGCATGGGCTGGTATTCATCAGCCACGATGGTCGGACGTTCTCTGGCTCCCTTTGTCGGCGGTGCCCTGATTTTCGGTGAAGCGCTGGCCGATTTTCACCGGGTATATCTGGTCACCGGTATCATTGGGACGCTAGCACTGGTGGCCGCGCTCCGGCTGCCCATCACGAAGACAATTTCAGGTTCGGTGGGAGAAGCGCTGAGGCGGGGACGAGGAGAGATATGGCAGGACATCAAGGCCATCCTGACCCATCGCGGTATCCTGGCAACCAGTACGATTGAGGCAGTGCAGTACTTTGCCTTTGGCTGCCTGGAGGTATTCCTGCCCATCTACCTCCACGAGGAGTCAGGATTCGCAACTCTTGAGATTGGACTGTTGTTCACCGTGCAGATAGTGGTGGTGACACTGACGAAGCCACTGGCGGGACGCCTGTCCGACCGATACGGCCGTGTACCGGCGATTGTAGTCGGACTCATACTCGGCGGCGTAACATTGGCGCTGATGACTCACTCGGACAGCTATCTCATCCTGGCGGTACTCATCGGCCTGTTCGGGCTGGGTCTGGCCACCGTTACCGCTTCCAGTGCCGCCCTTGTCGCCGACCTGTCGCGAGCTTCCAGCTACGGCGGTGCCCTCGGTGTCCTTTCCAGCGTGATGGATATCGGTCATTCCACCGGGCCAATGGTCGGCGGCCTGCTCATTAGCGCTTACCGATACGATACCGCATTCGGTGTCGTCGGCGTCGGTCTCTTTGTGGCAGGTCTGGCATATGTCCTCGCCATGCGTGGAGTCCCCCGGTCAACAGATAAATAAAAACGGATGAATCAGGGGCCGGATTGTACTATACTATACTATGCTGTAGCCCCTTGCAGGATGCTGAAAAAGGGGAGTCATAGAGGGGCCTGCCCCTCTGGCAGGGGCCTGGGGGTGTCCCCCAGATAATATCTTTTCCCCCTTCCCCTTGCTGAGGGGAAGGGGCAGGCGGCCCATCTGGGCCGCACGGGGATAGGGTTACAGGACAACATGAGCGAAGTCGACGAAGTAAAGCAGAAGATAGACATCGTTGAAGTCATTGGCCAGCACGTGAAGCTGACCAAGTCAGGACGTAACTTCCGGGCACTCTGCCCGTTTCATAGTGAGAAGGCACCATCATTCTACGTCTTCCCGGAGCGGCAGAGCTGGCATTGCTTTGGTGCCTGCAATACCGGCGGTGATGTCTTTTCATTCATTATGAAACAGCAGGGTATCGATTTCGGCGAGGCACTACGCCTGCTTGCCGAGCAGACAGGGGTCACACTTCCCTCCCGGGTCAGGCCGGACGCCAGGAAGGATGAAAGGGAGCGACTGCACCAGGTCAACGAAGCGGCGGCCACCTACTTCCATGACCAGTTACTCGATTCTCCGGACGCGGCGAAGGCACAGGACTATTTGCTCCGCAGGAGCTTCACCGCGGAGACCGTAGCCGCTTTCCAACTCGGCTACGGACCGGACAGATGGGAGGCCCTGAAGCAACACCTGGCAGAAAGAGGTTATAGTGAAAAGGAACTCGTTGATGCCGGTCTGCTGGTTGAGACCGACGCCGGTTCCGCAACCGGCGGAAATACGCGCGACCGGTTCCGTAACCGGCTGATGTTCCCGATACATGACGCCCGCGGCCGTATTACCGGTTTCGGGGCAAGGGTACTGGATGACTCGCTGCCCAAGTACACCAACTCACCGCAGACGCTGGTGTTCGACAAAAGCGGCACCCTCTACGCGGTACACCTGGCAGCACCGGTAATTCGTAAACAGGACAGGGCTATCCTCGTGGAAGGCTACATGGACGTGATTACGGCCCACCAGAACGGCTTCACAAACGTCATCGCCTCCATGGGCACATCCATCACGGAGCGTCAGGTCACTACACTGAAAAGGCTCACCAGGAACATCACCCTGGCCCTGGACGCCGATGCCGCCGGTAAGGAAGCCATGCTGCGCTGCGTCGACTACGAAAACACCCTGGACGCCGAAGTGCAGGTTATGCTTCTCCCCGGTGGCCGCGACCCCGACGACGTTATTCGGGAAGACCCTGATGTCTGGAAAGACCTTATCGAGAACGCGGTGCCCGTTGTGGACTACGCCCTGGATATGACCACCGCCGGGCTTGACCTTACCACTGCCAGAGACCAGGCCCGAGTCATCCGGGAGTTTCTACCCATCCTCGCCCGAATGAAAGATATCGTACGCCGTGACCACTACATAAGAAAACTGGAAATCCGCACTGGAACGAGGTATAATGTAATAGAGGCTGCCCTGAAGGATCACATGGCGGCATCCAGGCCTGGCAGGACAACCAGAAAATTCGACGTAAAGCCAACCACACCAATTCTCTCCAGTCCGATTGAGGAAGAGTGTCTCAGTCTGCTCTTGCAGCACCCTGAACTGAAAGATGACAGTGAGGAACTCCTGCCTGATTACTTCCAGAACAGCCAGAACCGGGAGATATTTATCGCCTGGCAGCAGTCTGCCGACCTCGAATCACTCAAGGAGAGACTGGACCCGTCAATGTGGGAGCAGGTCGACGCCCTGGTATCAAGGAGCCTGGTTCCCGGACGAATGGAGCAGAAGCACTCTCGGCTTGTGCTTCGCCTGAAGAAAGAGCACCTGCGGGAAGTGAAGATACTGGAAGCGGCTGCCCTTGAGGAGGCCAGCACCAGTGGTACTAACATAGACGTAACCCAACTGTCCCAGGAAGGAATCGAGGCCAACATTCAGTTGCAGGAAGTGTTTCAGCAAGAAGCCAGAGCAAACAGGAGCGCGAGAGATGAGTCTGGAAGAGTTCCCTAGCGCCACGCAGTTTCCCGATGAACAAAAGGATGACGAGGAATCATCCTCCGCGGAAGGGGTACCGGTTCATGCCAAGTCCCCGGCCGACCTCGAACTTAACACACACATTGAAGCAATGGAAGACCAGGAGGTCGGAGATGACCCCGTTCGCCTCTACCTCCACGAAATCGGTAAGGTACAGCTTCTAACCGCGGACCTGGAAAAGACGCTGGCAAGGAAGATTGAAGAGGGAAAGCGCATCGATGACGTCAGACGCCAGTTGCGCAAGGACGGAAAGCCTCCCACGGCAACCAACATACTGCTCACAATGGTGAAGGAACTGGGGGAGTCTGTTGCCCTGTTTGACCCGCTGCGCGAGACACTCGGTCTGGCACCCTCCAGCAGTTTCATCAAGAGTGTGTCCGACCCTGACCTCAAAAGCAAGATAGACGGCGTTATCGACCAGTTGATGGTGCAGGACCTTGCCCTGAAGATGGAGTTGCTGCCTCCGGAAACGGAGCAGAAGATAATCAACCTGTCGGTAAGCTGCGCCCTTCTCCCACAACAGGTGCTGGACGCCATCAGCGAAGACGTGACTCTGGCCGATATAGCGGACCTGGTTGCCGACCCCGCTCTCGCCGATACCGTTCGGGTTCATGAACAGGAGCTCAGCGACTACCTGGCTGCTATCGAACGCAAGGCGGAAATTGCCAAGAACCACCTCACCGAGGCCAACCTGCGCCTGGTGGTCAGTGTCGCCAAGAAACACATCGGCCACGGTATGTCCCTGCTCGACCTCATCCAGGAGGGCAATATCGGCCTCATCCGCGCCGTCGAAAAGTTTGACCCTCACAAGGGTTACAAGTTCAGCACATACGCCACCTGGTGGATTCGGCAGGCAATCACCCGCGCCATAGCCGACCAGGCACGCACCATTCGCGTACCCGTCCACATGATTGAGACCATCAACAAGCTCCTCCGGCTCAGTCGACGCCTCGCTCAGGAATACGGACGCGAGCCCACCTCCAGGGAAATCGGTGATAAGATGGGTCTGTCCTCGGAAAAGGTCAGGGAAATAGTCAAGGTGGCGCAGTTACCGATATCCCTCGAACTACCCATGGGCGAGGAAGAAGACAGTCACCTCGGCGACTTCATCGAGGACCGCAACGCCATGCCGCCGGTTGACGCCGCCTCCAAACAGCTCCTCAAGGAGCAGATTGACGAGGTGCTCTCCAGCCTGACCCACCGCGAGCAGCGCGTCCTCCAGCTCAGGTTCGGCCTCGAAGACGGCCGCAGCCGCACACTCGAAGAGGTTGGTCAGGAGTTCCAGGTCACCCGTGAGAGAATCCGACAGATTGAGGCCAAGGCGCTCCGTAAACTCCGCCACCCCAGCCGCAGCCGCAAGCTCAAGGACTACCTCGAGTAGTTGAAATGGGAAATCCTGGTACTAAAAGAGGAGTAAATCTATGGAAAATTTCGTTTACAGGAATCCAACAACGGTCTATTTTGGCAAAAAAATGGAGGAGAATGTCGGGCAGATTGTCGCTCGATATTCCAGGAATATTCTGCTGCACCACTACGGCGAGGATGTGCTAAGAATTATTGGGATTTATGACACGGTTATTAAATCACTTAACGACGCGGGAGTGAAGTTTACCGAGCTGGGCGGGGTTAAACCCAATCCCAGACTCTCTCTGGTCAAAGAGGGAATTGAGATTTGCCGTAAAAAGGGAATTGATTTTGTTCTGGGGATTGGCGGCGGGAGCGTCATTGATTCATCCAAGGCCATTGCCTTTGGAGTACCTTATGACGGCGATGTTTGGGATTTCTT is part of the Dehalococcoidales bacterium genome and harbors:
- the rpoD gene encoding RNA polymerase sigma factor RpoD; the protein is MSLEEFPSATQFPDEQKDDEESSSAEGVPVHAKSPADLELNTHIEAMEDQEVGDDPVRLYLHEIGKVQLLTADLEKTLARKIEEGKRIDDVRRQLRKDGKPPTATNILLTMVKELGESVALFDPLRETLGLAPSSSFIKSVSDPDLKSKIDGVIDQLMVQDLALKMELLPPETEQKIINLSVSCALLPQQVLDAISEDVTLADIADLVADPALADTVRVHEQELSDYLAAIERKAEIAKNHLTEANLRLVVSVAKKHIGHGMSLLDLIQEGNIGLIRAVEKFDPHKGYKFSTYATWWIRQAITRAIADQARTIRVPVHMIETINKLLRLSRRLAQEYGREPTSREIGDKMGLSSEKVREIVKVAQLPISLELPMGEEEDSHLGDFIEDRNAMPPVDAASKQLLKEQIDEVLSSLTHREQRVLQLRFGLEDGRSRTLEEVGQEFQVTRERIRQIEAKALRKLRHPSRSRKLKDYLE
- a CDS encoding MFS transporter, which codes for MRIRVSPFILLCVMGGLAIFSSTMAKTPILPLFIRALDVPVSTVGFIAAASTVVGIIVSLPAGILSDIVGRRRVILLAAIVFASAPFLYLLVSLPWHLVLVRVYHGLATAILGPVAMAAVADTFDERRGERMGWYSSATMVGRSLAPFVGGALIFGEALADFHRVYLVTGIIGTLALVAALRLPITKTISGSVGEALRRGRGEIWQDIKAILTHRGILATSTIEAVQYFAFGCLEVFLPIYLHEESGFATLEIGLLFTVQIVVVTLTKPLAGRLSDRYGRVPAIVVGLILGGVTLALMTHSDSYLILAVLIGLFGLGLATVTASSAALVADLSRASSYGGALGVLSSVMDIGHSTGPMVGGLLISAYRYDTAFGVVGVGLFVAGLAYVLAMRGVPRSTDK
- the dnaG gene encoding DNA primase; its protein translation is MSEVDEVKQKIDIVEVIGQHVKLTKSGRNFRALCPFHSEKAPSFYVFPERQSWHCFGACNTGGDVFSFIMKQQGIDFGEALRLLAEQTGVTLPSRVRPDARKDERERLHQVNEAAATYFHDQLLDSPDAAKAQDYLLRRSFTAETVAAFQLGYGPDRWEALKQHLAERGYSEKELVDAGLLVETDAGSATGGNTRDRFRNRLMFPIHDARGRITGFGARVLDDSLPKYTNSPQTLVFDKSGTLYAVHLAAPVIRKQDRAILVEGYMDVITAHQNGFTNVIASMGTSITERQVTTLKRLTRNITLALDADAAGKEAMLRCVDYENTLDAEVQVMLLPGGRDPDDVIREDPDVWKDLIENAVPVVDYALDMTTAGLDLTTARDQARVIREFLPILARMKDIVRRDHYIRKLEIRTGTRYNVIEAALKDHMAASRPGRTTRKFDVKPTTPILSSPIEEECLSLLLQHPELKDDSEELLPDYFQNSQNREIFIAWQQSADLESLKERLDPSMWEQVDALVSRSLVPGRMEQKHSRLVLRLKKEHLREVKILEAAALEEASTSGTNIDVTQLSQEGIEANIQLQEVFQQEARANRSARDESGRVP